One Kallotenue papyrolyticum genomic window carries:
- a CDS encoding MFS transporter, with protein MVRTFYAILANTLVASLTNTFVWFALTFWVYLETRSVIATSVMAGVYSATVALAGFFLGSLVDRYRKKTTMLLSSACSLLLYVAVWLLYRSAPPQAFSNAASGLLWGVIVLALLGALVGNLRSIALSTLVTILIPEGQRDRANGLIGTASGIAFLAASIFSGLAVGFLGIGWVFGLAGGLTALTIAHLWSVEIPERAGVPAGARSDRIDLRGTIRVIGLVPGLFGLIFFHAFNNFLGGIFMALMDAYGLLLVSVQVWGILWGFLSLGFIVGGLIVARAGLGRSPLRTLFLANLAMWTMSSVFTLRSSIVLLAIGVFVWLCLVPVVEAAEQTILQKVIPPERQGRVFGFAQSIEQAATPVTALLIGPIAQFIFIPFMTTGAGTWLIGPWFGTGTDRGLALLFTVAGLIGLLVTLLSMRSRAYRVLALHYQTPAPEGELLEAAV; from the coding sequence ATCGTGAGAACATTCTATGCCATTCTTGCCAACACGCTTGTCGCATCCCTGACCAACACGTTTGTCTGGTTTGCGCTCACGTTCTGGGTATATCTTGAAACCCGGTCGGTGATCGCTACCTCGGTCATGGCAGGAGTGTACAGCGCTACGGTTGCACTCGCAGGGTTTTTTCTAGGATCGCTGGTCGATCGCTACCGCAAGAAAACCACCATGCTGCTGTCAAGCGCCTGCTCGCTGCTGCTGTATGTGGCTGTGTGGCTCCTCTACCGCTCTGCACCGCCACAGGCATTCAGCAACGCCGCGAGTGGACTATTATGGGGAGTTATCGTTTTGGCGCTCCTGGGCGCATTGGTGGGCAACCTGCGTTCGATCGCCCTATCAACGCTGGTAACGATCCTGATTCCCGAGGGACAGCGGGATAGGGCCAACGGTCTGATCGGGACGGCCAGCGGCATCGCCTTTCTGGCAGCATCGATCTTCAGCGGTTTGGCGGTTGGGTTCCTGGGGATTGGTTGGGTATTCGGGTTGGCAGGCGGCTTGACTGCACTGACTATCGCGCACCTTTGGAGCGTGGAGATACCCGAGCGCGCGGGCGTGCCGGCCGGTGCGCGTAGCGATCGGATCGATCTGCGCGGAACGATTCGCGTGATCGGATTAGTCCCCGGCTTGTTCGGACTGATCTTCTTCCACGCTTTCAACAACTTCCTGGGCGGCATTTTTATGGCGCTGATGGATGCCTACGGCCTGTTGCTGGTCTCGGTACAGGTCTGGGGCATTCTGTGGGGCTTTCTGAGTTTAGGGTTCATCGTCGGCGGGCTGATCGTTGCGCGGGCAGGTCTGGGTCGATCGCCGCTGCGCACGCTCTTTCTGGCCAATCTTGCGATGTGGACGATGAGCTCTGTCTTTACACTCCGCTCGTCGATCGTGTTGCTGGCGATCGGGGTGTTTGTCTGGCTGTGCCTCGTTCCGGTCGTCGAAGCAGCCGAGCAAACGATCCTCCAGAAGGTCATCCCGCCTGAGCGGCAGGGGCGCGTCTTCGGCTTTGCCCAAAGCATCGAGCAGGCGGCTACGCCGGTCACTGCGTTGCTGATCGGCCCGATTGCCCAGTTCATCTTCATCCCGTTCATGACCACCGGCGCGGGCACGTGGCTGATCGGTCCCTGGTTCGGTACCGGCACCGATCGTGGCCTGGCGCTGCTCTTCACCGTGGCCGGGTTGATCGGTTTGCTCGTAACACTGCTGTCCATGCGTTCACGCGCCTATCGCGTTCTGGCATTGCACTATCAGACTCCGGCACCGGAAGGCGAGCTGCTCGAAGCTGCCGTATGA
- a CDS encoding GNAT family N-acetyltransferase, whose protein sequence is MPPERPIVIPGERIYLTHVQREDVPLLAGWFADLELTAYLGRFGASFSLEQEQRWFDSLAHDNQQVTFGIVVREDERLIGSISLMHIDHRHGTAELGIAIGDKRAWNQGYGTEAVRLMAEYGCFFLNLYAIRLALVEFNERGRRAYLRAGFREVGRWRGAYHLDGRRYDRVWMDITRDELDLSRIRALIGLLADDQRPAT, encoded by the coding sequence ATGCCACCCGAACGACCCATCGTCATCCCTGGCGAGCGCATCTATCTAACGCACGTGCAGCGCGAGGATGTGCCGCTGCTGGCCGGCTGGTTTGCCGACCTCGAACTGACCGCCTACCTTGGCCGCTTCGGAGCCTCGTTCAGCCTGGAGCAGGAACAGCGCTGGTTCGACAGCCTGGCCCACGACAACCAGCAGGTCACCTTCGGGATCGTTGTCCGCGAGGATGAGCGCCTGATCGGCTCGATCAGCCTGATGCACATCGATCACCGGCATGGCACGGCGGAGCTGGGCATCGCCATCGGCGACAAGCGCGCCTGGAACCAGGGCTACGGCACGGAGGCCGTGCGCTTGATGGCTGAGTATGGCTGTTTCTTCCTGAACCTCTACGCCATCCGCCTGGCGCTGGTGGAGTTCAACGAACGGGGCCGGCGTGCCTATCTGCGCGCCGGCTTCCGCGAGGTCGGACGCTGGCGCGGTGCCTACCATCTCGACGGCCGGCGCTACGACCGCGTCTGGATGGACATCACCCGCGATGAGCTGGATCTGTCGCGCATACGCGCGCTGATCGGCCTGCTGGCCGACGATCAGCGCCCTGCGACCTGA
- a CDS encoding ABC transporter permease — translation MTVQRLSRSLLRETKASYAFVERNINLVKRYWGWEVVFLLYTIVNALSITFIAKASPEITGLSLSQADVSNFILYLLIGALVWNYISVLFGVVSDTITWERWEGTIEYTFMAPISRLTHLGGTTLFAILYGIVHTAVVLAAISLFFEIDLSNANPWSALALLVLGSFSFVGVGILAAVLPLLFPERGSQMTNVLNALILLVSGVYFPISVLPGWMQTISRFSPAYYVLDGTRQALLHNATIAQIARPYLLPLLVIGIVMVPCGLWVFLSAERFAKRSGRLKRNG, via the coding sequence ATGACTGTGCAACGTCTGAGTCGCTCGTTGCTGCGCGAAACCAAGGCCTCCTACGCCTTTGTCGAGCGCAACATCAACCTGGTCAAACGCTACTGGGGCTGGGAGGTGGTGTTTCTGCTCTACACCATCGTCAACGCGCTGTCGATCACCTTTATCGCCAAGGCATCGCCGGAGATCACCGGGCTATCGCTGTCGCAGGCAGATGTCAGCAATTTTATCCTCTATCTGCTGATCGGCGCGCTAGTGTGGAACTACATCTCGGTGCTCTTTGGCGTCGTGAGCGATACCATCACCTGGGAGCGCTGGGAGGGCACGATCGAATACACCTTCATGGCGCCGATCTCGCGGCTGACCCACCTGGGCGGCACCACGTTGTTCGCCATTCTGTATGGCATTGTGCACACCGCCGTCGTGCTGGCAGCGATCTCGCTCTTTTTCGAGATCGATCTGTCCAACGCCAATCCCTGGAGCGCGCTGGCGCTGCTGGTGCTGGGCAGCTTTTCGTTCGTGGGCGTCGGCATTCTGGCCGCCGTCTTGCCGCTGCTGTTTCCCGAGCGCGGCTCGCAGATGACCAATGTGCTCAATGCCCTGATCCTGCTGGTCAGTGGTGTGTACTTCCCGATCTCGGTGCTGCCGGGCTGGATGCAGACCATCAGCCGCTTCTCGCCGGCCTACTACGTGCTGGACGGCACACGTCAGGCGCTGCTGCACAACGCCACCATTGCCCAGATCGCGCGGCCCTACCTGCTGCCGCTGCTGGTGATCGGTATCGTGATGGTGCCATGCGGCCTGTGGGTCTTTCTCAGCGCCGAACGCTTCGCCAAGCGCAGCGGACGGCTCAAACGCAACGGATGA
- a CDS encoding GNAT family N-acetyltransferase, whose amino-acid sequence MHSEYTGRQVRLRVLEDDDLDTVLALIRSTPNYFAAIGYGREPLSKLELQRDFEEAQATEGRTLYAIERQSDHTLIGMADVRLETTMSDTATIALLLIAGPYQQHGYGSEAAELLEQALWAEPEVEFIMAGVAESSQLGQRFWQSRGYQPSGMTTHDPQTSRTTVWFAKRRPA is encoded by the coding sequence ATGCACAGCGAGTACACCGGCAGGCAGGTGCGCCTGCGCGTGCTGGAAGACGACGATCTGGACACCGTTCTGGCGCTGATCCGCTCGACGCCCAACTACTTCGCGGCGATCGGCTACGGTCGCGAGCCGCTCAGCAAGCTCGAACTGCAGCGCGACTTCGAGGAAGCGCAGGCGACCGAGGGCCGGACGCTGTATGCTATCGAACGGCAGAGCGACCATACGCTGATCGGCATGGCCGATGTGCGTCTAGAAACCACTATGTCCGATACGGCGACGATTGCACTGCTGCTGATCGCCGGGCCCTACCAGCAGCACGGCTATGGCAGCGAAGCCGCCGAACTGCTGGAACAGGCGCTGTGGGCCGAGCCGGAGGTTGAGTTCATCATGGCCGGCGTGGCCGAGAGCAGTCAGCTCGGCCAGCGCTTCTGGCAGAGCCGCGGCTACCAGCCCTCCGGCATGACCACCCACGATCCGCAGACCAGCCGCACCACGGTCTGGTTTGCCAAGCGCCGACCGGCATGA
- a CDS encoding alpha/beta hydrolase, whose amino-acid sequence MSRAPLAVFEALQRAVAAASTAVERQALVERWLAAAPPSPLIGADEALIWYAGPARKVVLRGDMLQERSLPLTRLADTPLWFYRARYEPDARLDYHLLVDGRDVGDPRNPRQAPSGYGPRAELRMPRYQEPGWWIERPDTPRGQIIDVGAVASRAYGTTHHVRVYLPAAARAPLASIYFGDGGDYLRFGSAATTLDNLIAAGAIPPCLGVFIDPSAEHGRAHDYDCNPRYAAFVCHELVPWIDAHYPTQRRAERRAIVGASFSGLIALWIAHQRPDIFGLVASQSGYVSRAGDALIDRYHHKPTPAPAVHLLVGSYETHLGPFPPGHPEGDFVRANRALRDVLRAQSYRSAYAEYHDGHAWALWRARLGEALIFLLG is encoded by the coding sequence ATGAGCCGCGCGCCGCTGGCCGTCTTCGAGGCGTTGCAACGCGCTGTTGCTGCGGCCTCCACCGCCGTCGAGCGCCAGGCACTGGTCGAGCGCTGGCTGGCCGCGGCGCCGCCGTCGCCGTTGATCGGCGCGGACGAGGCGCTGATCTGGTATGCCGGGCCCGCGCGCAAGGTGGTGCTGCGCGGCGATATGCTCCAGGAGCGCAGCCTGCCCCTGACCCGCCTGGCCGACACCCCACTGTGGTTCTACCGGGCGCGCTACGAGCCGGATGCGCGCCTGGACTACCACCTGCTGGTGGACGGACGCGACGTGGGCGATCCACGCAACCCACGTCAGGCGCCGAGTGGCTACGGCCCACGCGCCGAGCTGCGCATGCCGCGCTACCAGGAGCCTGGCTGGTGGATCGAGCGCCCCGACACACCGCGCGGCCAGATCATCGATGTCGGCGCTGTGGCCAGCCGCGCTTATGGTACAACCCATCACGTGCGCGTGTACCTGCCGGCGGCGGCGCGCGCTCCGCTCGCCAGCATCTACTTCGGCGATGGCGGTGATTATCTGCGCTTCGGCAGCGCCGCTACGACGCTCGACAACCTGATCGCCGCCGGCGCGATCCCGCCCTGCCTGGGCGTCTTCATCGATCCCTCCGCCGAACATGGCCGTGCTCACGACTACGACTGCAACCCACGCTATGCCGCCTTTGTGTGCCACGAGCTGGTGCCGTGGATCGATGCGCACTACCCGACGCAGCGCCGCGCCGAGCGGCGGGCGATCGTGGGCGCCTCCTTCAGCGGGCTGATCGCGCTGTGGATTGCGCACCAGCGGCCCGACATCTTTGGCCTGGTGGCCTCCCAGTCGGGCTACGTTAGCCGCGCCGGTGATGCGCTGATCGACCGGTACCACCACAAGCCAACGCCTGCTCCGGCCGTCCACCTGCTGGTCGGCAGCTATGAAACCCATCTCGGCCCCTTCCCGCCGGGCCATCCCGAAGGCGACTTCGTGCGCGCCAACCGCGCGCTGCGCGATGTACTGCGTGCCCAGAGCTATCGCTCCGCCTACGCCGAGTACCACGATGGCCACGCCTGGGCCCTGTGGCGCGCGCGCTTGGGCGAAGCGCTGATCTTCCTGCTCGGCTAG
- a CDS encoding HAD family hydrolase has product MNQMQPRSMIKGIIFDFGGVFTDAHESLAGFAGVAARFGHTPESLYDLLYNGSAWQEAKVGRLSTAAYWRRMMAALQLDPDGNLDAFLAELFAGERLDLEVVAIAEELRRRYPLALLSNATDNLETLLRERFGIRHLFAVVINSAVAGVAKPDPAAYRLALHGLGLAADEVVFIDDKPRNIAAAERLGIASILFRTAPELRRELAARGLLP; this is encoded by the coding sequence ATGAATCAGATGCAACCGCGCTCCATGATCAAAGGCATTATCTTCGATTTTGGCGGCGTTTTTACCGACGCCCATGAGTCACTGGCCGGCTTTGCCGGTGTCGCCGCACGCTTCGGCCACACGCCTGAATCGCTCTACGACCTGCTCTACAACGGCAGCGCCTGGCAGGAGGCCAAAGTCGGGCGGTTGAGCACCGCCGCCTACTGGCGCAGGATGATGGCCGCGCTCCAGCTCGATCCGGATGGCAATCTGGACGCGTTTCTGGCCGAGCTGTTCGCCGGAGAACGACTGGACCTGGAGGTCGTCGCGATCGCCGAGGAGTTGCGCCGGCGCTACCCGCTGGCCCTGCTCTCCAACGCCACCGACAACCTGGAGACGCTGCTGCGCGAGCGCTTCGGCATCCGCCATCTGTTCGCCGTGGTGATCAATTCCGCCGTTGCCGGCGTAGCCAAGCCCGATCCGGCTGCCTACCGACTAGCGTTGCACGGCCTGGGCCTGGCCGCGGACGAGGTGGTGTTCATTGATGATAAACCTCGCAACATCGCGGCCGCCGAGCGGCTTGGCATCGCCTCGATCCTATTCCGCACCGCCCCCGAGCTGCGCCGCGAACTGGCGGCGCGCGGACTGCTCCCCTGA
- a CDS encoding glycosyltransferase family 4 protein, translated as MHPTHGQHHPGGRTLRIVMLAPFGIRPKGTLSARMLPLARELVRRGHYVRIIAPAYLNPQDADSVRWIDGVAVEHVALPRLPAPPATLELAGRLLGATLRQHPDLVHLFKPKGYGGLAALWLRRWRPALPLLVDSDDWEGRGGWNDLAAYSRLQKLVFAWQERDLPRRATAVTVASRTLQTQMWGFGVPPARVLYLPLGVPPTPPPLPERAVARRRLGLDAAPVVLLYTRFWEYDLRDVVTVLIALAQQQPEARLLVIGAGERGEEEHLRQMAQRAGVGAALDLRGWGDAALIQAAMAAADVALMPYADTLMNRAKGMAKLLELLHAGLPVVASRVGQATEYIQHQQTGLLVAPDDGGALAGAVLQLLTDPATARRLGQAAQQDVSARFAWPRQASALEGLYDACVTRRRARSRKASTAQDS; from the coding sequence ATGCACCCGACGCACGGCCAGCACCATCCCGGCGGACGCACGCTCCGCATCGTCATGCTTGCCCCCTTCGGCATCCGCCCCAAGGGCACGCTCAGCGCGCGCATGCTACCGCTGGCCCGCGAGCTGGTGCGGCGTGGTCACTACGTCCGCATCATCGCGCCGGCCTACCTGAACCCGCAGGATGCCGACAGCGTGCGCTGGATCGATGGCGTTGCCGTCGAGCATGTGGCCCTGCCGCGCCTGCCCGCGCCGCCGGCGACGCTGGAGCTGGCCGGTCGGCTGCTGGGTGCGACGCTCCGGCAGCATCCCGATCTGGTGCATCTCTTCAAGCCCAAAGGCTACGGCGGGCTGGCCGCGCTGTGGCTGCGCCGGTGGCGTCCCGCGCTACCGCTGCTGGTTGACAGCGACGACTGGGAGGGCCGCGGCGGTTGGAACGATCTGGCAGCCTATTCGCGCCTGCAAAAGCTGGTCTTCGCCTGGCAGGAGCGCGATCTGCCCCGGCGCGCCACGGCGGTGACGGTCGCCTCGCGCACGCTCCAAACGCAGATGTGGGGCTTTGGCGTGCCGCCTGCGCGCGTGCTATACCTCCCGCTGGGCGTGCCGCCGACGCCGCCGCCGTTGCCTGAGCGCGCCGTGGCGCGCCGGCGGTTGGGACTGGACGCAGCGCCGGTAGTGCTGTTGTACACGCGCTTCTGGGAGTACGATCTGCGCGATGTGGTGACGGTGTTGATCGCCTTGGCGCAACAGCAGCCAGAGGCGCGCCTGCTGGTGATCGGCGCGGGCGAGCGCGGCGAAGAGGAGCACCTGCGCCAGATGGCGCAACGGGCCGGCGTCGGCGCGGCGCTCGATCTGCGCGGCTGGGGCGATGCCGCTCTGATCCAGGCCGCCATGGCTGCCGCCGATGTGGCGCTCATGCCCTACGCCGACACGCTGATGAATCGCGCCAAGGGCATGGCCAAGCTGCTGGAGCTGCTGCACGCCGGTCTGCCGGTGGTTGCCAGCCGCGTCGGGCAGGCAACCGAGTACATCCAGCACCAGCAGACCGGTCTGTTGGTCGCGCCCGACGATGGCGGGGCGCTGGCTGGCGCGGTACTGCAGCTGCTGACCGATCCCGCCACAGCGCGCCGCCTGGGACAGGCCGCCCAACAGGATGTCAGCGCGCGCTTCGCCTGGCCACGGCAGGCCAGCGCCCTGGAAGGGCTCTACGACGCGTGCGTGACGCGGAGGCGCGCCCGCTCCAGGAAGGCTAGCACCGCACAGGACTCGTGA
- a CDS encoding glycosyltransferase family 87 protein — translation MNVRIDLSAGRNPLAVAPRSQLLRAVLLGVLLLNAVLQSWAAWRELCDSGMDLRQDYLAAQRMLRGEDIFGHFSDAEVESLGGRFQLELGMWQNVHPPLLILLFTPLVRLSFQSVALLWTIASAVVLVALTLAICRLVALPIAPFWRWTLALLLLAWYPVWHHLHAGQLSIFLLALLVAALIAWRRGAHTLAGILLALATLIKMFPGFLLVYLLLRRQWRVGVTACATALTVISLQSLADPTLWPRYFLEVAPANAAGWRAAFGNGSLFGLTGRLLIGGPDIAPLIHLPALEPLLRYLLYGLALAWFAWVLWTRRHAPPHPIGEYGLALIAALLLSPITWEHAAVFLLLPGLYLTSRALQSDPAVDRWTIGLLGFAMLASCVPAGVIWQDIYRTTQPAPAPSWLNLVQPYPLVFVACYLALGRSLMRIGRSPYVRSTA, via the coding sequence ATGAACGTTCGCATCGATCTATCCGCGGGGCGCAACCCGTTGGCGGTCGCGCCCCGCTCGCAACTGTTGCGCGCCGTGCTGCTGGGCGTGCTGCTGCTCAACGCTGTGTTGCAGAGCTGGGCAGCCTGGCGCGAACTCTGCGACAGTGGCATGGACCTGCGGCAGGATTACCTGGCGGCGCAACGCATGCTGCGCGGCGAGGACATCTTCGGACACTTCTCCGACGCAGAAGTGGAGTCATTAGGCGGCCGCTTCCAGCTCGAACTGGGCATGTGGCAGAACGTGCATCCGCCCCTGCTGATCCTGCTCTTTACGCCGCTCGTCCGGCTTTCGTTCCAGAGCGTAGCTCTGCTCTGGACGATCGCCAGCGCGGTGGTATTAGTGGCGCTGACGCTGGCCATCTGCCGGCTGGTCGCGCTGCCGATCGCGCCGTTCTGGCGCTGGACACTGGCGCTGCTGCTGCTGGCCTGGTACCCGGTGTGGCACCATCTCCACGCCGGGCAACTCTCTATTTTTCTACTGGCTCTGCTGGTTGCCGCACTGATTGCCTGGCGACGCGGTGCGCACACATTGGCGGGTATCCTCTTGGCGCTGGCCACGCTGATCAAAATGTTTCCCGGGTTCCTGCTGGTGTACCTGCTGCTGCGGCGGCAGTGGCGTGTCGGGGTGACTGCCTGCGCAACGGCGCTAACCGTCATCAGCCTCCAGAGTCTGGCCGATCCGACGCTCTGGCCACGCTACTTCCTGGAGGTAGCGCCCGCCAATGCCGCCGGCTGGCGGGCGGCCTTCGGCAACGGCTCGCTGTTCGGCCTGACCGGACGCCTGTTGATCGGTGGGCCAGACATCGCGCCGCTGATCCATCTGCCGGCGCTGGAACCGCTGCTGCGCTATCTGCTCTACGGTCTGGCGCTGGCCTGGTTCGCCTGGGTGCTGTGGACGCGCCGTCACGCACCACCCCATCCCATCGGCGAGTACGGCCTGGCGCTGATCGCCGCGCTCTTGCTCTCGCCGATCACCTGGGAACATGCCGCTGTCTTCCTGCTGCTCCCGGGGCTGTATCTGACCAGCCGCGCGCTGCAGAGCGATCCCGCAGTCGATCGCTGGACGATCGGACTGCTCGGCTTTGCCATGCTCGCTTCATGCGTCCCCGCCGGCGTGATCTGGCAAGACATCTACAGAACCACCCAACCCGCACCGGCACCAAGCTGGCTTAACCTGGTCCAGCCCTACCCGCTTGTCTTTGTGGCCTGTTACCTAGCGCTTGGACGCAGCTTGATGCGTATAGGACGATCTCCCTATGTTCGATCAACTGCGTGA
- a CDS encoding glycosyltransferase 87 family protein, with protein sequence MFDQLRELFQIDWRIFMEATATWLRGGNPYGRLSAEFSAGAFAYPPTALTWLALFVPLGRWSYYLWTALTLLGWWLVARRRCPEQIVLLLWSPIVLHLVEGQNSLAVVLVVWAASLAPRRGWGWGLALAWALTKPQVALLPVAWLLWRDRRAPTRATLWGGLLLGTLLLALPPTLRDPGIWQEWLAALGSYRDRILQMAAWQNWGIVLFVPAAYLWYRSRRGGWPWWLTAALMPHTSFYSMVALLPMLRPRQDGWTLAGLALAGVLQGPMSPLTLPLILSGHLLAAWMLAGGPRRVAERAPTRTTSTSVGHA encoded by the coding sequence ATGTTCGATCAACTGCGTGAGCTGTTCCAAATCGACTGGCGCATCTTCATGGAGGCCACGGCCACCTGGCTGCGCGGTGGCAACCCTTATGGTCGCCTCTCGGCGGAATTCAGCGCGGGCGCGTTTGCCTACCCGCCCACTGCCCTCACCTGGCTGGCGCTGTTTGTGCCGTTGGGACGCTGGAGCTACTACCTCTGGACCGCGCTCACGCTGCTGGGCTGGTGGCTGGTGGCGCGGCGACGCTGTCCGGAGCAGATCGTGCTGCTGCTCTGGTCACCAATCGTCCTGCACCTGGTCGAAGGCCAAAACAGTCTAGCGGTGGTTCTGGTGGTGTGGGCGGCAAGCTTAGCACCGCGGCGCGGCTGGGGCTGGGGTCTGGCGCTGGCCTGGGCCCTGACCAAGCCACAGGTCGCGCTGCTGCCGGTGGCCTGGCTGCTGTGGCGCGATCGCCGCGCACCGACGCGCGCCACGTTGTGGGGCGGCCTGCTGCTGGGCACGCTGCTGCTGGCGCTTCCGCCAACGCTGCGCGATCCCGGCATCTGGCAGGAGTGGCTCGCCGCGCTGGGCAGCTACCGCGATCGTATTCTGCAGATGGCCGCCTGGCAGAACTGGGGCATCGTGCTGTTTGTGCCCGCCGCCTACCTCTGGTACCGCAGCCGGCGCGGCGGCTGGCCATGGTGGCTCACTGCCGCGCTTATGCCGCACACCAGCTTTTACTCGATGGTTGCGCTGCTGCCGATGCTGCGTCCCCGCCAGGACGGCTGGACGCTGGCCGGGCTGGCGCTGGCGGGCGTGTTGCAGGGCCCGATGTCGCCGCTGACCCTGCCGCTGATCCTCTCCGGCCACCTGCTGGCCGCCTGGATGCTGGCCGGCGGCCCGCGACGCGTTGCTGAGCGCGCCCCCACGCGAACGACTTCCACCTCCGTTGGGCACGCCTGA